A genomic segment from Polyangium mundeleinium encodes:
- a CDS encoding PAS domain S-box protein, protein MSEPVGTKGVVFAEVFAARRDKLIDRLTEEALVVLGGTLGAPMEAFRADRAVEVDAAIAALRDGSMPFAVESWKRWIDSSVQRGWSVTTLQGVLGAMRQVFVDVGLELHAAGVPDATSRIRTFIRTSSEALCLIDEELRTRVEHLHRKAQIFEALIHNAPDGVGVASPDGTLRYVNPAFERLLGRDDLVGRSVHDTLAPQAEAEHRGQVLTAVLEQGSWSGVLPYQRADGTTFDAQVTAFLVRDEQGRGIARCAIVRDLTQARRAEEERRRLAAEVIAAQRAALEEVGTPLVPIAEGVLVMPLVGAIEPARAERMLGVLLEGIGQQNAKVVILDLTGVKEATAEAADALLRAAQAARLLGAEVVTTGTGPELARTFVENGAELGTIVTKGTLRDGVAYALRVARGQAPRR, encoded by the coding sequence ATGAGCGAGCCCGTGGGGACGAAGGGCGTGGTGTTCGCGGAGGTGTTCGCCGCGCGCCGGGACAAGCTCATCGATCGGCTGACCGAGGAGGCGCTCGTGGTGCTCGGCGGGACGCTCGGGGCGCCGATGGAGGCCTTCCGTGCCGACCGCGCCGTGGAGGTCGACGCGGCCATCGCGGCGCTCCGCGACGGCAGCATGCCGTTCGCGGTCGAGAGCTGGAAGCGCTGGATCGACAGCTCGGTGCAGCGCGGCTGGTCGGTGACGACGCTCCAGGGCGTCCTCGGCGCGATGCGGCAGGTGTTCGTCGACGTGGGGCTCGAGCTCCACGCGGCGGGCGTGCCGGACGCGACGTCGCGGATCCGCACGTTCATCCGCACGTCGAGCGAGGCGCTCTGCCTCATCGACGAGGAGCTCCGCACACGGGTGGAGCACCTGCACCGCAAGGCGCAGATCTTCGAGGCGCTGATCCACAACGCGCCGGACGGGGTGGGCGTCGCGTCTCCGGACGGGACGCTGCGCTACGTGAACCCGGCGTTCGAACGGCTGCTCGGGCGCGACGATCTCGTGGGCCGCTCGGTCCACGACACGCTCGCGCCGCAGGCCGAGGCTGAGCACCGCGGGCAGGTGCTGACCGCGGTGCTCGAGCAAGGCTCGTGGAGCGGGGTGCTCCCGTACCAGCGCGCCGATGGCACGACGTTCGACGCGCAGGTGACGGCGTTCCTCGTGCGCGACGAGCAAGGTCGGGGCATCGCGCGCTGCGCGATCGTCCGTGACCTGACGCAGGCGCGGCGCGCGGAGGAGGAGCGGCGCAGGCTCGCGGCCGAAGTGATCGCGGCGCAACGTGCGGCGCTCGAAGAGGTCGGGACGCCGCTCGTGCCGATCGCGGAGGGCGTGCTCGTGATGCCGCTCGTCGGAGCGATCGAGCCTGCGCGGGCCGAGCGGATGCTCGGCGTGCTCCTCGAAGGGATCGGCCAGCAGAACGCGAAGGTCGTGATCCTCGACCTGACGGGCGTGAAAGAGGCGACCGCGGAGGCGGCCGATGCGCTCCTCCGCGCGGCGCAGGCGGCGCGGCTGCTCGGCGCGGAGGTGGTCACGACGGGGACGGGGCCGGAGCTCGCGCGGACATTTGTGGAAAATGGGGCAGAGCTTGGAACGATCGTGACCAAGGGGACCTTGCGGGACGGCGTGGCCTACGCGCTCCGTGTAGCGCGGGGGCAGGCCCCGCGTCGCTGA
- a CDS encoding CAP domain-containing protein: protein MKNISLSLLLVMGSLTVIGCGGPMEAEDEYADDSADEIGGALGEALETTAADDENAKALPQDADTADLVAWCDDVVTWDQAWLDYEAQVLTLVNQRRAAGASCGGVAYAPAPPLVAEERLRCAARKHSKDMGVKNFFSHTGSNGSTPWARIKSAGYTYKMAAENIAAGYATPAAVVNGWMASTGHCKNIMNASLKQIGVGYYQGTTGYKKYWTQDFGTP, encoded by the coding sequence ATGAAAAACATCTCATTGTCCCTGCTCCTCGTGATGGGCTCGCTCACGGTGATCGGCTGCGGCGGCCCCATGGAGGCAGAGGACGAATACGCGGACGATTCGGCCGATGAAATCGGCGGGGCGCTGGGCGAGGCCCTGGAGACCACCGCTGCCGACGACGAGAACGCAAAGGCGCTCCCCCAGGACGCGGACACGGCGGATCTCGTGGCGTGGTGCGACGACGTCGTGACCTGGGATCAGGCCTGGTTGGATTACGAGGCGCAGGTGCTGACGCTGGTGAACCAGCGGCGCGCGGCCGGCGCGAGTTGTGGAGGCGTGGCGTATGCGCCGGCGCCCCCGCTCGTGGCCGAGGAACGGCTGCGGTGTGCGGCGCGCAAACATTCGAAGGACATGGGCGTGAAGAATTTCTTCAGCCACACCGGATCGAATGGATCGACGCCGTGGGCACGCATCAAGAGCGCCGGCTACACGTACAAGATGGCGGCCGAGAACATCGCCGCCGGGTATGCCACCCCGGCCGCCGTGGTGAATGGGTGGATGGCGAGCACGGGACATTGCAAGAACATCATGAATGCCTCGCTCAAGCAGATCGGCGTGGGGTATTACCAGGGGACGACGGGGTACAAGAAATACTGGACGCAGGATTTCGGGACGCCCTGA
- a CDS encoding RNA polymerase sigma factor, with amino-acid sequence MSHVPSPRDAILALRSFVVLWMRSFGHQPADAEDLAQKVIAAAMASADAYDPARATVKSWVYGFAVRISKNHKRELRRHGEIFGESEGDLFSAPSPSATPEDIVASRSVHAFVLARLEGMRPELLDILLACDMNGLSEEEAAEAFNIPKGTVKSRRSRAREQAYERLKGYRDELHAVLPALLVASEMQRQGGAWATTTTVLLAAAGVSVAIWVFMHAEPPRVATSSSPRLFVSVVAGNACEDLPSREPPPVRACDEPMGASRPRAMVEAVERAVTQGNVHAARGALERYLRAYPADPIRARAMFGWLLAK; translated from the coding sequence ATGAGCCACGTTCCGAGCCCAAGGGACGCGATCCTCGCGCTGCGGTCCTTCGTCGTCCTCTGGATGCGATCCTTCGGTCACCAGCCCGCAGACGCTGAAGACCTCGCGCAGAAGGTCATCGCGGCCGCCATGGCCAGCGCGGACGCCTACGATCCCGCGCGCGCCACGGTGAAGAGCTGGGTGTACGGCTTCGCCGTCCGGATCTCGAAGAACCACAAGCGAGAGCTGCGACGTCACGGCGAGATCTTCGGCGAATCCGAAGGTGATCTCTTTTCCGCGCCATCCCCGTCCGCCACGCCCGAAGACATCGTCGCTTCGCGCAGCGTGCATGCGTTCGTCCTCGCCCGGCTCGAAGGCATGCGCCCCGAGCTGCTCGACATCCTTCTCGCATGCGACATGAACGGGCTGTCGGAGGAAGAGGCCGCGGAGGCGTTCAACATCCCCAAGGGGACCGTGAAGTCGCGGCGCTCGCGGGCCCGCGAGCAGGCCTATGAGCGGTTGAAGGGGTACCGCGACGAGCTCCACGCGGTCCTTCCCGCGCTGCTCGTGGCGTCGGAGATGCAAAGGCAGGGGGGCGCATGGGCGACCACGACGACGGTGCTCCTCGCCGCGGCGGGCGTGTCCGTGGCGATATGGGTCTTCATGCACGCCGAGCCGCCCAGGGTCGCCACGTCCTCGTCGCCGCGCCTGTTCGTCAGCGTCGTCGCGGGCAACGCGTGTGAAGACCTGCCGTCAAGGGAACCCCCGCCGGTTCGTGCATGCGACGAGCCGATGGGCGCGAGTCGGCCGCGGGCCATGGTGGAGGCCGTCGAGCGCGCGGTCACGCAAGGCAACGTGCATGCCGCGCGTGGCGCCCTGGAGCGGTATCTCCGCGCGTACCCGGCCGACCCGATCCGCGCGCGGGCGATGTTCGGCTGGCTCCTCGCAAAGTAG
- a CDS encoding DUF6968 family protein codes for MLERRRAGGRRVNRGARTILAVRTLKYRHEDGSEADLHLEVGMPYVVKGGVWKCGFELGAPLNIRHREGYGVDALQALLHCLGIVRASIDGSPLRGKVHWGGMLSCGLPDLLNGQIQLDVADIESPSRP; via the coding sequence ATGCTTGAGAGACGCCGAGCAGGGGGGAGACGAGTGAACCGCGGAGCCAGGACCATTCTTGCGGTCCGCACCTTGAAGTATAGGCATGAAGATGGATCTGAGGCAGACCTGCATCTGGAGGTTGGGATGCCCTACGTCGTAAAGGGTGGGGTATGGAAATGCGGGTTCGAGCTCGGTGCTCCGCTCAATATCCGACATCGCGAGGGGTACGGCGTGGATGCCCTGCAGGCGCTTCTGCATTGTCTGGGCATCGTGCGCGCATCCATTGATGGCTCTCCGTTGAGGGGCAAGGTGCACTGGGGCGGCATGTTGTCCTGCGGTCTTCCTGATCTGTTGAACGGACAGATCCAACTGGACGTCGCCGACATCGAATCCCCGTCGCGGCCTTGA
- a CDS encoding SPFH domain-containing protein: MEPLLFVLGFLLVAYLLAGLRQINQWEVALRFTLGKLSGRVQPGVTLFLPGFQSLRKIDTRTKNRDLLRQMVITRDNVTTMVDTVLYYRVVDPEKATLAVENYEAAVKDRAKVVLRDVVGETRLDELLAHREEVAAKVRTQVESTVSQWGLHVELIGLQDVQLPPQMQEVLAKVAIAERDRKYVVIKSEADVESAKNFAEAAAILSKSPGAMELRRFEALANLSQGNTKVIFDLAKPYDDVRHTAAVMAEAATTDQRVRVDNPGAGALRTAAQHEAEAIAEAEAELQARKFMTSGRKI, translated from the coding sequence ATGGAACCGCTCCTCTTCGTGCTCGGGTTTCTCCTCGTGGCGTACCTCCTGGCGGGCCTTCGGCAGATCAACCAGTGGGAGGTCGCGCTGCGCTTCACGCTCGGCAAGCTCTCCGGAAGGGTGCAGCCCGGCGTGACGCTCTTCCTGCCCGGCTTCCAGTCGCTCCGCAAGATCGACACGCGCACGAAAAACCGCGACCTTTTGCGGCAAATGGTGATCACGCGCGACAACGTGACGACCATGGTCGACACGGTCCTCTATTACCGCGTCGTCGATCCCGAGAAGGCCACGCTGGCCGTCGAAAACTACGAGGCGGCGGTCAAGGATCGGGCGAAGGTCGTCTTGCGCGACGTCGTCGGCGAGACGCGCCTCGACGAGCTGCTCGCGCATCGCGAGGAAGTCGCCGCCAAGGTGCGCACGCAGGTCGAGAGCACGGTCTCGCAGTGGGGCCTGCACGTGGAGCTCATTGGCCTCCAGGACGTGCAGCTCCCGCCGCAGATGCAGGAGGTCCTGGCGAAGGTCGCGATCGCCGAGCGCGACCGCAAGTACGTGGTCATCAAGAGCGAGGCCGACGTGGAGAGCGCGAAGAACTTCGCCGAGGCCGCCGCGATCCTCTCGAAGTCGCCGGGCGCGATGGAGCTGCGCCGCTTCGAGGCCCTCGCGAACCTGAGCCAGGGCAACACGAAGGTCATCTTCGACCTCGCCAAGCCCTACGACGACGTCCGGCACACGGCGGCGGTGATGGCCGAGGCCGCCACGACCGATCAGCGCGTGCGTGTCGACAACCCCGGCGCGGGCGCGCTCCGCACGGCCGCGCAGCACGAGGCCGAGGCCATCGCGGAGGCCGAGGCCGAGCTCCAGGCCCGCAAGTTCATGACGTCGGGCCGGAAGATCTAG
- the purM gene encoding phosphoribosylformylglycinamidine cyclo-ligase, whose amino-acid sequence MPITYSQAGVDIDRGDALVERIKKLARPTRIPEVVADVGGFAGLCALPSGLVDPILVSGTDGVGTKLKVAFAANVHDTVGQDLVAMCVNDVITVGARPLFFLDYFATGTLELDVGEAVVRGIAEGCKLAGCALLGGETAELPGMYAAGEYDLAGFAVGVVERAKMLDGTKARAGDVVLGVASSGLHSNGYSLARKVLFERMGLGIHDEVPGLGRTAAEALLVPTRIYARAVRELLAAVPAAVRGLSHITGGGLPGNLPRVLPEGLGARLDLSVYERPAIFRVIAEQGPVEEAEMRRTFNLGVGLVVVVAPEAEAAALDALRGAGEQAFRLGDVLEVGADVPFEDRVRFDR is encoded by the coding sequence ATGCCCATCACGTACAGCCAGGCCGGCGTGGACATCGACCGGGGGGACGCCCTCGTCGAGCGCATCAAGAAGCTCGCGCGCCCGACGCGCATCCCCGAGGTCGTCGCCGACGTCGGCGGCTTCGCGGGCCTCTGCGCTTTGCCGAGCGGGCTCGTCGACCCGATCCTCGTGAGCGGAACGGACGGCGTCGGCACGAAGCTCAAGGTCGCGTTCGCCGCGAACGTGCACGACACCGTGGGCCAGGACCTCGTCGCGATGTGCGTGAACGACGTGATCACCGTCGGCGCGCGCCCCCTGTTTTTCCTGGACTATTTCGCCACCGGGACGCTCGAGCTCGACGTGGGCGAGGCCGTCGTGCGGGGCATCGCCGAGGGCTGCAAGCTCGCCGGTTGCGCCCTGCTCGGCGGCGAGACGGCCGAGCTCCCGGGCATGTACGCGGCGGGCGAGTACGACCTCGCGGGCTTCGCGGTGGGGGTCGTCGAGCGGGCGAAGATGCTCGATGGAACGAAGGCGCGCGCCGGTGACGTCGTGCTCGGCGTCGCGTCGAGTGGGCTCCACTCGAACGGGTATTCGCTGGCGCGCAAGGTGCTGTTCGAGCGAATGGGGCTCGGCATCCACGACGAGGTCCCCGGGCTCGGGCGCACGGCGGCCGAGGCGCTCCTCGTGCCCACGCGCATTTACGCGCGCGCGGTGCGCGAGTTGCTCGCGGCGGTGCCCGCGGCCGTGCGCGGACTCTCGCACATCACGGGCGGGGGCTTGCCGGGCAACCTCCCGCGCGTCCTGCCGGAAGGCCTCGGCGCGCGGCTCGACCTCTCCGTGTATGAGCGGCCGGCGATCTTCCGGGTGATCGCCGAACAAGGGCCGGTCGAGGAGGCCGAGATGCGCCGCACGTTCAACCTCGGCGTGGGCCTCGTCGTGGTCGTCGCGCCCGAGGCCGAGGCCGCTGCGCTCGATGCGCTGCGCGGGGCCGGCGAGCAGGCCTTCCGGCTCGGCGACGTCCTCGAGGTCGGGGCCGACGTGCCGTTCGAGGATCGGGTGCGATTCGACCGATAG
- a CDS encoding (deoxy)nucleoside triphosphate pyrophosphohydrolase gives MTDASSRPPVLVAAAVLVEEGRVLLTQRKRGTHLAGAWEFPGGKVEPGEDPRAALVRELGEEIGMEVSVGDPVEVTFHRYPEKSVLLLFFAVTRAPGSPDPQALDVADVKWAGPGELHDELFPPADVAILSKVRALLAPRT, from the coding sequence ATGACCGATGCTTCTTCCCGCCCGCCCGTCCTCGTCGCCGCCGCCGTCCTCGTCGAGGAGGGGCGCGTCCTGCTCACCCAGCGCAAACGCGGCACGCACCTCGCGGGCGCCTGGGAGTTCCCCGGCGGCAAGGTCGAGCCCGGCGAAGACCCGCGCGCGGCCCTCGTGCGCGAGCTCGGCGAGGAGATCGGCATGGAGGTCTCGGTCGGGGACCCCGTCGAGGTGACGTTCCACCGATACCCGGAAAAATCCGTGCTGCTCCTGTTTTTTGCGGTGACGCGCGCGCCGGGATCCCCCGATCCGCAGGCGCTCGACGTCGCCGACGTGAAGTGGGCCGGGCCGGGCGAGCTTCACGACGAGCTCTTTCCCCCGGCGGATGTCGCGATCCTCTCGAAGGTGCGGGCCCTGCTCGCGCCCCGTACGTAA
- a CDS encoding flavin monoamine oxidase family protein, protein MEETGQGAPREASVVVVGAGLSGLMAARKLAAAGVSVVVLEARDRVGGRTLSHTTAQGNRVDLGAQWIGPTQDRMTKLVAELGLSTFKQWSDGKKVLSLGGTLTTYKTSIPSLSLIGAVDLGITIQRIETLVKEVPIDDPLAAAKALEWDGTTVEAWKRKNVKTRGAKAMFDTAVRAVFAAEPSELSLLFFLHYLRQGGGLMRLTEVENGAQETRLAEGFQEVSKRLSRGLGEERVVLGAPVRRIAQDAEGATVISDAGTWRCKRVIVAVPPALAGRIDYEPGLPASRDQLTQRSPMGSVIKCVATYASPFWRQAGYSGEALSDVGSVKLAFDDSPEDGSHGALVGFFMGKDARAMSGKNPEERKKAAVDSFTRFFGPSAAAPIDYVDQDWPAERWSRGCYSMVLGPGVLTAHAAALRAPVGRVHWAGTETARVWTGYMEGALEAGERASDEVLAVLG, encoded by the coding sequence ATGGAAGAAACTGGGCAAGGAGCGCCGCGCGAGGCATCCGTGGTGGTCGTCGGCGCGGGGCTCAGCGGCCTCATGGCGGCGCGAAAGCTCGCAGCCGCGGGCGTCTCGGTCGTGGTGCTGGAGGCGCGGGATCGGGTCGGCGGCCGGACGCTGAGCCACACGACGGCGCAGGGCAACCGCGTGGATCTCGGCGCGCAATGGATCGGCCCCACGCAGGACCGAATGACGAAGCTCGTCGCCGAGCTCGGCCTTTCGACGTTCAAGCAATGGAGCGACGGAAAAAAGGTGCTCTCGCTCGGCGGGACGCTGACGACGTACAAGACCTCGATCCCGAGCCTGTCCTTGATCGGCGCCGTCGATCTCGGGATCACGATCCAGCGCATCGAGACGCTCGTGAAGGAGGTGCCGATCGACGATCCGCTCGCCGCGGCGAAGGCGCTCGAATGGGACGGGACCACGGTCGAGGCGTGGAAACGCAAGAACGTGAAAACCCGCGGCGCCAAAGCGATGTTCGACACGGCCGTGCGGGCGGTCTTCGCGGCGGAGCCGTCGGAGCTGTCCCTCCTGTTTTTCCTGCATTACCTGCGCCAGGGCGGCGGGCTCATGCGCTTGACGGAAGTCGAGAATGGCGCGCAGGAGACGCGCCTCGCGGAGGGGTTTCAGGAGGTCTCGAAGCGGCTTTCGCGCGGGCTCGGCGAGGAGCGGGTGGTCCTCGGCGCGCCGGTGCGGCGCATCGCGCAGGACGCGGAGGGCGCGACCGTGATCTCGGACGCGGGCACGTGGCGGTGCAAGCGGGTGATTGTGGCGGTGCCGCCGGCGCTCGCGGGGCGTATCGACTACGAGCCGGGCCTGCCCGCGTCGCGAGATCAGCTCACGCAGCGATCGCCGATGGGCAGCGTGATCAAATGCGTGGCGACATACGCGTCGCCGTTCTGGCGGCAAGCGGGATATTCGGGCGAGGCGCTCTCCGACGTGGGCTCCGTCAAGCTCGCGTTCGACGATTCTCCCGAGGACGGCTCGCACGGCGCGCTCGTCGGATTCTTCATGGGCAAGGACGCGCGCGCCATGAGCGGAAAGAATCCCGAGGAACGGAAAAAAGCCGCCGTCGACTCCTTCACGCGTTTTTTCGGCCCGAGCGCGGCCGCCCCGATCGATTATGTCGATCAGGACTGGCCCGCCGAGCGCTGGTCGCGCGGCTGTTATTCGATGGTCCTCGGCCCGGGCGTGCTCACCGCGCACGCCGCGGCGCTGCGCGCGCCCGTGGGACGTGTCCACTGGGCCGGGACGGAGACGGCGCGCGTGTGGACGGGTTACATGGAAGGCGCCCTCGAAGCCGGCGAGCGCGCCTCGGACGAGGTGCTCGCCGTCCTCGGCTGA
- a CDS encoding sensor histidine kinase has translation MSGPPNPPRPAPLIKTRKIERRVVLAVLVTAVIPLVAALLMARAMVARVSATAFQPEFGAHLDRALGVYADLAKTIKQGMRYEADAIAMRPALSRVAKEGEGERVAAELAREFAAHPSLVSLKVEDASGTILGKHERERPVDPAAERTLLVRRPLGEASEDEGPFLVATFAAPNARFAEMESAQEFVQAYHQIERHHREEYVDRTYTRAFGLLFGLLILLAALAGIVVARPVTRRIAQLAAATRPVAAGDLSVRVAVTGDDEVGDLGRAFNRMLEELDESRARIEFLRRMSEWQKMARHLAHEIKNPLTPIQLAVQECHRRYAGDDPDYRRIVQTTLEVVEEEVGTLRRLVGEFSSFARLPRAELAPVDLASFLREQRDHLSARTEGGRTSDEEALLSKVDLRFDVPEGSMPAVLDREMLHRVLTNVVQNAAQALRDARKRAGKSEGTWGRVVVAARTVGGSYVVDVDDDGPGISAEVRDVLFDPYVTTKRDGTGLGLTIVKKIVVDHGGTIEATTSPLGGARFRIRLPRADSAEARAAVERSLAADEEEARSS, from the coding sequence GTGTCCGGCCCACCGAATCCTCCTCGCCCCGCTCCCCTCATCAAGACACGAAAGATCGAGCGCCGCGTCGTCCTCGCGGTGCTCGTGACCGCCGTCATCCCGCTCGTCGCCGCGCTGCTCATGGCGCGGGCCATGGTGGCGCGCGTCAGCGCGACCGCGTTTCAGCCGGAGTTCGGCGCGCACCTCGACCGCGCGCTCGGCGTCTATGCGGACCTCGCCAAAACGATCAAGCAAGGCATGCGGTACGAGGCCGATGCCATTGCGATGCGGCCGGCGCTTTCGCGCGTGGCGAAGGAGGGGGAAGGGGAGCGGGTCGCCGCGGAGCTCGCGCGCGAATTCGCGGCGCATCCCTCGCTCGTCTCGTTGAAGGTCGAGGATGCGTCGGGCACGATCCTCGGCAAACACGAGCGGGAGCGGCCTGTGGATCCGGCCGCCGAGCGCACGCTGCTCGTGCGCAGGCCGCTCGGGGAGGCGTCCGAGGACGAGGGACCCTTCCTCGTCGCCACGTTCGCCGCGCCAAACGCGCGGTTCGCCGAGATGGAATCCGCGCAGGAGTTCGTCCAGGCATATCATCAGATCGAACGACATCACCGCGAGGAGTACGTCGATCGAACGTACACGCGGGCGTTTGGCCTTTTGTTTGGTCTCTTGATCTTGCTCGCGGCGCTCGCCGGCATCGTGGTCGCGCGGCCGGTGACGCGGCGGATCGCCCAGCTCGCGGCGGCGACGCGGCCGGTGGCGGCGGGTGATCTTTCGGTGCGGGTCGCCGTGACGGGGGACGACGAGGTCGGCGACCTCGGCCGGGCGTTCAATCGAATGCTGGAAGAGCTCGACGAGAGCCGCGCACGGATCGAGTTTTTGCGGCGCATGAGCGAGTGGCAGAAGATGGCGCGGCACCTGGCGCACGAAATCAAAAATCCGCTCACGCCGATCCAGCTCGCCGTGCAGGAATGCCATCGCCGGTATGCCGGCGACGACCCCGATTACCGCCGCATCGTGCAGACCACGCTGGAGGTCGTCGAGGAGGAGGTCGGCACGCTCCGCCGCCTCGTCGGCGAGTTTTCGAGCTTCGCGCGGCTGCCGCGGGCGGAGCTCGCGCCTGTCGACCTCGCCTCCTTCCTGCGCGAGCAGCGCGACCATCTCTCGGCCCGGACGGAGGGGGGCAGGACCTCCGACGAGGAGGCGCTCCTCTCGAAGGTCGATCTCCGCTTCGACGTGCCCGAGGGCTCGATGCCCGCGGTCCTCGATCGGGAAATGCTCCACCGCGTGCTCACGAATGTCGTACAGAATGCGGCGCAGGCGCTCCGCGACGCGCGCAAGCGCGCCGGCAAGAGCGAGGGCACCTGGGGGCGGGTCGTGGTCGCGGCGCGGACCGTGGGCGGCTCGTACGTCGTCGACGTGGACGACGACGGGCCGGGCATTTCGGCCGAGGTGCGCGACGTCCTCTTTGATCCTTATGTGACCACGAAACGCGACGGCACGGGGCTCGGCCTCACCATCGTGAAGAAGATCGTCGTCGATCATGGAGGGACGATCGAGGCCACGACGTCGCCGCTCGGGGGCGCGCGCTTTCGAATCCGGCTGCCCCGCGCGGACAGCGCCGAAGCGCGCGCCGCGGTCGAGCGGTCCCTCGCTGCGGACGAGGAGGAGGCGCGGTCTTCTTGA
- the add gene encoding adenosine deaminase, translated as METDTATGSVSTLPLEFFQQLPKTDLHVHLDGSLRLETIIDLAKKHGVEMPSYDPAELRRAMRLGQNTGSLVEYLKAFDVTLRVLQTEDALFRVAYELAEDAARENVRYMEVRYAPMLHTRLGLKLTSVVEAVLAGLRAAHDNLGIESAVIVCGIRNISPHSSLEMAELAVAYKNRGVVGFDLAGAEYDNPAKHHKAAFQLVRDNNINCTIHAGEAYGPESIAQAIHVCGAHRIGHGCRLRENGDLLHYVNDHRIPLEACPSSNVQTGAVRDLASHPLKLYYNLGLRVTVNTDNRLVTDTTVSNELWLCHTKMGMSLRDIKTILVSGFKSAFMPFHIKQSYLRRVTEELERFQPDGRILPARKPESSRHEQETWLPRGVVPPVSFDVQKPVSEVSPVHAAVERAIEDGAN; from the coding sequence ATGGAGACAGATACAGCGACGGGTAGCGTAAGTACGCTGCCCCTCGAGTTCTTCCAGCAGCTTCCGAAGACGGATCTTCACGTCCATCTCGACGGCTCGCTGCGACTCGAGACGATCATCGACCTTGCCAAGAAGCACGGCGTCGAGATGCCGTCGTACGACCCGGCCGAGCTCCGACGCGCGATGCGGCTCGGGCAAAACACGGGCTCGCTCGTCGAGTACCTGAAGGCGTTCGACGTCACGCTGCGTGTCCTGCAGACCGAGGACGCGCTCTTCCGTGTCGCCTACGAGCTCGCCGAGGACGCGGCGCGCGAGAACGTCCGTTACATGGAGGTTCGTTACGCGCCGATGCTCCACACGCGGCTCGGGCTCAAGCTCACGAGCGTCGTCGAGGCGGTGCTCGCGGGCCTGCGCGCCGCGCACGACAACCTGGGCATCGAGAGTGCCGTCATCGTGTGCGGCATCCGCAACATCTCGCCGCACTCCTCGCTGGAGATGGCCGAGCTCGCGGTGGCCTACAAGAACCGCGGCGTCGTCGGTTTCGACCTCGCCGGCGCCGAGTACGACAACCCCGCCAAGCATCACAAGGCCGCCTTCCAGCTCGTCCGCGACAACAACATCAACTGCACGATCCACGCGGGCGAGGCGTACGGCCCCGAGTCGATCGCACAGGCGATCCACGTCTGCGGCGCGCATCGCATCGGCCACGGCTGCCGCCTGCGCGAGAACGGCGACCTCCTGCATTACGTGAACGACCACCGCATCCCGCTCGAAGCCTGCCCGTCGTCGAACGTGCAGACCGGCGCGGTGCGTGACCTCGCGTCGCACCCGCTGAAGCTCTATTACAACCTCGGGCTGCGCGTCACGGTGAACACGGACAACCGGCTCGTCACGGACACGACGGTGTCGAACGAGCTCTGGCTGTGCCACACGAAGATGGGCATGTCGCTCCGGGACATCAAGACGATCCTCGTCTCGGGCTTCAAGAGCGCGTTCATGCCGTTCCACATCAAGCAGTCGTATCTGCGGCGCGTGACCGAGGAGCTCGAACGCTTCCAGCCCGACGGGCGCATCCTGCCGGCGCGCAAGCCCGAGTCCTCGCGCCACGAGCAGGAGACGTGGCTGCCGCGTGGCGTGGTGCCGCCGGTCAGCTTCGACGTGCAGAAGCCCGTGTCGGAGGTTTCTCCGGTGCACGCCGCCGTCGAGCGCGCCATCGAGGACGGCGCGAACTAG